DNA sequence from the Methanocellales archaeon genome:
CTGGGAAAAGGTCTGGGAAACGAATTCTTGGATCAGTTGCGTCAGGCCCAGGCGGTCATACATGTGGTTGACTCCTCGGGGGGAACGGATGCGGAGGGCAATCCTGTGGAGATAGGAACCCGGGATCCCCTTGAAGATGTACGTTTCTTGGAGCGGGAAATGACGCTGTGGCTTTTTGGCATCCTCAAGCGCAACTGGAGTCGATTGGTTCGAAAAATTCAGTCCACTAGGATTGAGCAGGTTTTCGCAGAGCAACTGATGGGCGCCGGTGCGGATGAAACAAGGATAAAAGAGGCATTGCATAATGCATCTTTGGGCGACAAGCCGGCATCATGGTCTGATGAAGACCTAATGCGCATAGCAGACGAGATCAGAAAGACGACTAAACCGATGATAATCGCAGCAAACAAGATCGATATCGCTCCAAAAGAAAACATCCAAAAACTTCTTTCACTGAAAGACTATATGGTAGTTCCCACTTCATCCGAAGCTGAACTGGTGCTCAGAATGGGTGAAAAGAGCGGATTGCTCAGCTACCTTCCTGGTGACTCCGATTTTGAGATCACGGGTGAGCTATCTCAGGCTCAAAAAGAATGCCTGGACCTCCTAAAATCTTTGCTAAAGCGATATGGTAGCACAGGCATCCAAGAATGTGTGAACCGTGCTGTCTTCAAACTGCTGGACATGATAGTAGCTTACCCGGTGGAGGACGAGAACAAGTTCTCGGATAAGGATGGGAGAGTATTGCCGGACGCATTCTTGATGAAGAAAGGGCAGACTGCACATGATATGGCATATCAAGTCCACACCGACCTGGGTAAAAGCTTCTTGTATGCTATAGATGCGAGGACGAAGCGCAGGCTCAGCGAAAAACACGTTTTGGAAGATGGTGACATCATTAAGATAGTTTCTGCTAAATAAATGTGGGGAATGGAAAATGAAGAAAGTACGAGATGTTATGACTAAAGGTGTAGTTACGATCCATTTGGATACGTCTGTCAAGGAGATTGCGGCAGTTCTGATAAAAAACGACATTTCTGGCGTCGTTGCGGTCGACAGCACGGGAGAGACCTGGGGGGTGGTTACTGATATGGATCTGGTAAAGTGCTATGCAGAGGGGAAAACCGACGTAGTTGCTGAGAGTATCATGTCGCCTCAAACGCTTGCCGTGGACCCGGATATGAGCCTTAAAGATGCGGCGGCTTTCATGCATTCCCACCAAATCCATAGGGCATTCGTGATGTCTGCCAGAAGCGCATACGTGACCAAAAACATTCCAATCGGCGTTATTTCAGCAACGGATGTGGCTCGTGAGCTGGCCAGGCACATCTAATCTAACGAGAAAAGTTTATTAACATCGGAGGCACATTGCAAGACCTATGACAAGATCATTTTATTCATACATAAGAGATGCCCACAAAAGGCCAAAAAAGACGTATGTGGACGAATTGATGTGGCATCGGCTACAAGAATGGCGCAGAGAGCCCACCATACAACGAATTGAGCATCCTACTAGGTTAGACCGAGCCAGAGAGCTGGGATACAAAGCCAAGCAGGGCATAATCTTGGTAAGGGCCAAAGTCCGCAGAGGTGGAAGGCGCATATCTCGCTTCACTGGTGGAAGGAGAAGTGCGCACATGGGTGTACATAGCATCACGCCGGCTAAATCCCTTCAGAGAATTGCAGAAGAGCGTGCGTCACGCAAACATCCCAATTTGGAGGTGTTGAATTCATACTGGGTCGGCGAGGACGGCAAAAGCAAGTGGTATGAGGTGATACTTATGGATCGCAGCCATCCGTCCATCCAGAGTGATCCAGAGTTGAGTTGGATTTGCAATCCATCTCACAAAGGGCGCGCCTTCAGGGGCAAGACCTCTGCTGGTAAAAAGAATAGATGTAAATAAATAGATAAATGATTCGTAATATACTACTCAGAACGTTTGCACATGCCACAGAAGACATATCCCGCGTGAAATCCTCTCTAACATTATTCTTATCAGAGGGCTGCGAAATTAAGACCACAATGACGAAAGGTCACTTTGGGAACCCAATTACGGTCTTGGAGGCGAATTTAGATCCAGAATATCATCAGTTGTTTCTTGCTGTTTTGAGAAACTTACCCAAAGCTGAACTGTTACAGTTGAAGGATGAACTAAAACGACACATTGATGATGACTGCAATTTTTATATCAGATTTGATAAGCAGGCGGCATATAGGGGTGATGTCAAGCTAGCTCAAACTGATGATGCAGTTGTTGCTAAAATGAAAATTATTTCCTATCCGGCTCGTAGGGAAAATGCGATTAGGTTCATGGAGGGGTTATTAGATGCCCAATTATTATGATCTCAATGTGCATTCTTCTCCTGAGGACCCACCTGAACGGTTGGTTTCAGTGGCGAAAAGATATGGTTATACCGCCATTGCCATCACAAATCATTCGAATTTGGGGGGTGAAGTCACTGGCGAGGGGGTCATTAGTGGTATTGAAATCGTGGCTGATACAATCTCAGGGCTAAGGAAACAGATTGAGATTTATCGCCCCAAGGTGGATGTTTTGCTCGTTCATGGTGGCGATCCAAAGATCAATAGGGCTGCTGTTGAAAACTCAGAGGTAGACATCCTTGCACATCCTTCCCATCATTTCAACCATATACTAGCTGAATTTGCTGCTGAGAACGAAGTTGCCATTGAGTTCAATCTTGATGAGATCCTATACACAAGAGGCATCCCTAGGGTAAGGGCACTTTCTGCTTTTCAAAGAAATCTGAAGCTTGCAAGAAAATTCGACGTTTCAATGACCCTAAGCAGTGGTGCCAGGTCCCAATACGACCTAAGGGCTCCGAGGGAGTTAATTGCCTTGGCTGGTTTGTTCGGTATGAGCGAGAGTGAGGCAGTTTGGGCGCTCAGCCAGACGCCCTGGAACATCATCACGCGCAATCGTAAAAAAAAGC
Encoded proteins:
- a CDS encoding redox-regulated ATPase YchF; translation: MLSIAIAGKPNTGKSTYFKASTMVDVAIASYPFTTIDANHGISHVRTKCPCKELGVPCNNCIGGNRFIPIEFIDVAGLVPDAHLGKGLGNEFLDQLRQAQAVIHVVDSSGGTDAEGNPVEIGTRDPLEDVRFLEREMTLWLFGILKRNWSRLVRKIQSTRIEQVFAEQLMGAGADETRIKEALHNASLGDKPASWSDEDLMRIADEIRKTTKPMIIAANKIDIAPKENIQKLLSLKDYMVVPTSSEAELVLRMGEKSGLLSYLPGDSDFEITGELSQAQKECLDLLKSLLKRYGSTGIQECVNRAVFKLLDMIVAYPVEDENKFSDKDGRVLPDAFLMKKGQTAHDMAYQVHTDLGKSFLYAIDARTKRRLSEKHVLEDGDIIKIVSAK
- a CDS encoding CBS domain-containing protein produces the protein MKKVRDVMTKGVVTIHLDTSVKEIAAVLIKNDISGVVAVDSTGETWGVVTDMDLVKCYAEGKTDVVAESIMSPQTLAVDPDMSLKDAAAFMHSHQIHRAFVMSARSAYVTKNIPIGVISATDVARELARHI
- a CDS encoding 50S ribosomal protein L15e, with the translated sequence MTRSFYSYIRDAHKRPKKTYVDELMWHRLQEWRREPTIQRIEHPTRLDRARELGYKAKQGIILVRAKVRRGGRRISRFTGGRRSAHMGVHSITPAKSLQRIAEERASRKHPNLEVLNSYWVGEDGKSKWYEVILMDRSHPSIQSDPELSWICNPSHKGRAFRGKTSAGKKNRCK
- a CDS encoding RNA-binding domain-containing protein, with the protein product MIRNILLRTFAHATEDISRVKSSLTLFLSEGCEIKTTMTKGHFGNPITVLEANLDPEYHQLFLAVLRNLPKAELLQLKDELKRHIDDDCNFYIRFDKQAAYRGDVKLAQTDDAVVAKMKIISYPARRENAIRFMEGLLDAQLL
- a CDS encoding RNase P subunit p30 family protein → MPNYYDLNVHSSPEDPPERLVSVAKRYGYTAIAITNHSNLGGEVTGEGVISGIEIVADTISGLRKQIEIYRPKVDVLLVHGGDPKINRAAVENSEVDILAHPSHHFNHILAEFAAENEVAIEFNLDEILYTRGIPRVRALSAFQRNLKLARKFDVSMTLSSGARSQYDLRAPRELIALAGLFGMSESEAVWALSQTPWNIITRNRKKKLPGYVMNGVELL